The Rattus rattus isolate New Zealand chromosome 1, Rrattus_CSIRO_v1, whole genome shotgun sequence genome includes a region encoding these proteins:
- the Lmnb2 gene encoding lamin-B2 isoform X2, whose product MDGALPGLRPLRKRVRRRPRGLSKTPVQEAGEDPMEAKGAVGDPRTWNNHLRVPTREQEVQETRRRHERHLVEVDSSRQQEYDFKIAQALEELRSQHDEQVRLYRLELEQTYQAKLDNTKLISDQNDKAARAAREELKEARMRVESLSYQLSGLQKQASAAEDHIRELEEALAGERDKFRNMLDAKEQEMAEVRDAMQQQLAEYQELLDIKLALDMEICSYRKLLEGEEERLKLSPSPSSRVTISLATSSSSSSSSSGVGMSLGRGRSKRQRLETEDTPGSPSSASSVSSGSRLIQQAGATGVVNIDEVDLEGRFVRLKNSSDKDQSLGNWRIKKQVLEGEDIAYKFTPKYVLRAGQTVTVWAAGAGATHSPPSTLVWKNQSSWGSGENFRTVLVNADGEEVAVQAAKPPSVQGHESREEEEEAEAEFGEEDLFHQQGDPRTTSRGCRMM is encoded by the exons ATGGACGGAGCCCTGCCGGGGCTCAGACCACTGAGGAAACGTGTGAGGCGACGCCCGAGGGGTCTCAGCAAGACCCCCGtgcaggaagcaggggaggatCCTATGGAGGCAAAGGGAGCTGTGGGGGATCCCAGGACTTGGAACAACCACCTCAGGGTCCCCACAAGAGAGCAG GAGGTGCAGGAGACCCGGCGGAGGCATGAACGGCACTTGGTGGAGGTGGACAGCAGCCGGCAACAGGAATATGACTTCAAGATAGCTCAGGCCCTGGAGGAGCTGCGCAGCCAGCACGACGAGCAAGTGCGTCTGTACCGGCTAGAGCTGGAGCAGACCTACCAGGCTAAG CTGGACAACACCAAGTTGATCTCGGACCAGAATGACAAGGCAGCCCGTGCTGCGCGGGAGGAGCTCAAGGAGGCCCGCATGCGCGTGGAGTCCCTCAGCTACCAGCTCTCAGGTCTCCAAAAGCAG GCCAGTGCTGCAGAGGACCACATCCGAGAGCTGGAGGAGGCCTTGGCTGGGGAGCGTGACAAGTTCCGAAACATGCTGGATGCGAAGGAGCAGGAGATGGCAGAGGTGCGCGACGCCATGCAGCAGCAGCTAGCGGAGTACCAGGAGCTGCTGGACATCAAGCTGGCCTTGGACATGGAGATATGCTCCTACCGCAAGCTTCTGGAGGGCGAGGAGGAAAG GCTTAAGCTGTCCCCCAGCCCTTCATCACGGGTCACCATCTCTCTGGCCActtcaagcagcagcagcagcagcagcagtggggttGGCATGTCTTTGGGGCGGGGCCGGAGCAAGCGCCAGCGGCTGGAGACGGAGGACACTCCAGGCTCACCCAGCAGTGCCTCCAGCGTGAGCAGCGGCTCCCGCCTGATTCAGCAGGCTGGGGCCACGGGTGTTGTGAACATCGACGAGGTGGACCTGGAGGGCAGGTTCGTGCGTCTTAAGAACTCTTCAGACAAG GATCAGTCTTTGGGGAACTGGAGGATCAAGAAACAGGTTCTGGAGGGTGAGGACATCGCCTACAAGTTCACACCCAAGTATGTCCTGCGAGCCGGCCAGACGGTCACG GTGTGGGCAGCTGGTGCAGGGGCTACACACAGCCCCCCATCAACCCTTGTGTGGAAGAACCAGAGCAGCTGGGGGTCTGGGGAGAACTTCCGCACCGTCCTGGTCAATGCAGATGGCGAG GAGGTGGCCGTGCAGGCTGCAAAGCCGCCATCTGTCCAGGGGCacgagagcagggaggaggaggaagaggcagaggcagagtttgGTGAAGAGGACCTTTTCCACCAGCAG GGGGACCCAAGGACTACCTCAAGGGGCTGCCGGATGATGTGA
- the Timm13 gene encoding mitochondrial import inner membrane translocase subunit Tim13 has translation MDSGFGSDFGGTGGGKLDPGAIMEQVKVQIAVANAQELLQRMTDKCFRKCIGKPGGSLDNSEQKCIAMCMDRYMDAWNTVSRAYNSRLQRERANM, from the exons ATGGACAGCGGATTCGGCTCGGACTTCGGCGGCACGGGTGGTGGGAAGCTGGACCCGGGAGCCATTATGGAGCAGGTGAAAGTGCAGATCGCCGTGGCCAATGCGCAGGAGCTGCTACAG AGGATGACGGACAAGTGTTTCCGGAAGTGCATCGGGAAGCCCGGGGGCTCCTTAGATAACTCGGAGCAG AAATGCATCGCCATGTGCATGGACCGGTACATGGACGCCTGGAACACCGTGTCCCGCGCCTACAACTCCCGACTGCAGCGGGAACGAGCCAACATGTGA